One window from the genome of Kaistia defluvii encodes:
- a CDS encoding succinylglutamate desuccinylase/aspartoacylase family protein translates to MGLNAKQLAQCTVDFDKDGKQSGYFNLPLSVHDDAWGVIRVPLAVIKNGVGPTVILEGGNHGDEYEGPIALGELIRDLDPGKVAGRLIFVPAINLPAVLAARRTSPIDDLNMNRTFPGDANGTATQQISAFVNDALFPMGDAFLDLHSGGSSLDLMPSSVIEPVADPVQHAKNVAAVTAFDAPLIVVIDNRGDHRTATASAARAGLTVVGTEMAGGGTVSLDALDICRRGVRNVLSHLGVLPPEMAAAPRHEQRLFELPGSDAFVLADDDGVFEPFHRNGTMVSRGQPAGRIHFLSHPDRKPAELAYAADGIQYGRRQPGRVRPGNCCLVVASPYGGSLK, encoded by the coding sequence ATGGGCCTGAACGCTAAACAACTGGCACAATGCACCGTCGACTTCGACAAGGACGGCAAGCAGAGCGGCTATTTCAACCTGCCGCTTTCCGTTCATGACGACGCCTGGGGCGTGATCCGCGTACCGCTCGCCGTCATCAAGAACGGCGTCGGCCCGACCGTCATTCTCGAAGGCGGCAATCATGGCGACGAGTATGAAGGGCCGATCGCGCTCGGCGAACTGATCCGCGACCTCGACCCCGGCAAGGTTGCCGGCCGGCTCATCTTCGTGCCCGCGATCAACCTGCCGGCCGTGCTTGCCGCGCGCCGCACCTCGCCGATCGACGATCTCAACATGAACCGGACTTTTCCGGGCGACGCCAACGGCACCGCGACGCAGCAGATCTCGGCCTTCGTCAACGACGCCCTGTTCCCGATGGGCGACGCCTTCCTCGACCTGCATTCCGGCGGCTCCTCGCTCGATTTGATGCCGAGCTCGGTGATCGAGCCGGTCGCCGATCCCGTCCAGCACGCCAAGAATGTCGCCGCCGTCACCGCCTTCGACGCGCCGCTGATCGTCGTCATCGACAATCGCGGCGACCACCGCACGGCGACCGCTTCGGCGGCCCGCGCCGGGCTGACCGTGGTCGGGACCGAGATGGCCGGCGGCGGCACCGTCTCGCTCGACGCGCTCGACATCTGCCGCCGCGGCGTGCGCAACGTGCTGTCGCATCTGGGCGTGCTGCCGCCGGAAATGGCGGCGGCGCCGCGCCACGAGCAGCGGCTGTTCGAACTGCCGGGATCCGACGCCTTCGTGCTGGCCGACGATGACGGCGTGTTCGAGCCCTTCCACAGAAACGGCACGATGGTGTCGCGCGGCCAGCCGGCCGGCCGCATCCACTTCCTGTCGCATCCCGACCGCAAGCCGGCCGAGCTCGCTTACGCCGCCGACGGCATCCAGTATGGTCGCCGCCAGCCCGGCCGGGTCCGCCCCGGCAATTGCTGCCTTGTCGTCGCCTCGCCCTATGGGGGTTCGCTGAAATGA
- a CDS encoding threonine ammonia-lyase: MIHLADIQAAAARIAPHIRRTPNIRADALAEPVTEANLSLKLECLQPTGSFKARGATNKLLTTPKEELAGGVVTASGGNHGLATARAAKLAGVPATIFVPKSITPAKVDKLKRWGATVEIIGDIWNETNLHALAFAKENGAAYFHPFADPAVIAGQGTTALELLDELPDVDTVLVAIGGGGLISGMGVAIKALKPSVRIIGIEPVGSPTLKASLDAGRVVRLPTITSRVATMSCAETDQGVFELVRDHVDEIVLVSDEDMLEASRWLWFEMGIAADLSGAAAIAALRAKVLTFPAGHTVGALVCGAGPDALV, from the coding sequence ATGATCCATCTCGCCGATATCCAGGCCGCGGCCGCGCGGATCGCGCCGCATATCCGCCGCACGCCGAACATCCGCGCCGATGCGCTGGCGGAGCCCGTCACCGAGGCGAACCTGTCGCTGAAGCTCGAATGCCTGCAGCCGACCGGCTCGTTCAAGGCGCGCGGCGCCACCAACAAGCTGCTGACGACGCCGAAGGAAGAACTGGCGGGCGGCGTCGTTACGGCCTCCGGCGGCAATCACGGCCTCGCCACGGCGCGCGCCGCGAAGCTCGCCGGCGTGCCGGCCACCATCTTCGTGCCCAAGAGCATCACGCCGGCCAAGGTCGACAAGCTGAAGCGCTGGGGCGCGACGGTCGAGATCATCGGCGACATCTGGAACGAGACCAACCTGCACGCGCTGGCCTTCGCCAAGGAGAACGGCGCCGCCTATTTCCATCCCTTCGCCGACCCGGCCGTCATCGCCGGCCAGGGCACCACGGCGCTGGAACTGCTGGACGAACTCCCCGACGTCGACACCGTGCTGGTGGCGATCGGCGGCGGCGGCCTGATCTCCGGCATGGGCGTGGCGATAAAGGCGCTGAAGCCGTCGGTGCGTATCATCGGCATCGAGCCCGTGGGTTCGCCGACGCTGAAGGCCTCGCTCGACGCCGGCCGCGTCGTCCGCCTCCCGACGATCACCAGCCGCGTCGCCACCATGTCCTGCGCCGAGACGGACCAGGGCGTGTTCGAGCTCGTGCGCGACCATGTCGACGAGATCGTGCTCGTCTCCGACGAAGACATGCTCGAGGCGAGCCGCTGGCTGTGGTTCGAGATGGGGATCGCCGCCGACCTTTCAGGCGCCGCCGCCATCGCCGCGCTGCGCGCCAAGGTGCTGACCTTCCCCGCCGGCCACACGGTTGGCGCGCTGGTCTGCGGCGCCGGTCCCGACGCGCTGGTCTGA
- a CDS encoding AraC family transcriptional regulator: MGFERRFAPDFEVIVCAPSESFRWNVHDYPHHLAKWHHHPEYELHLIQSSSGKMMIGDHVGDFQAGCLVLTGPDLPHNWVSASQPGERIPDRDMLIQFSPAFAEKVSDLCPEFGDVATLFADAARGVEFSGETAEAGRRLLREIGGTHGPQRLVLFLELMTVLAQTPRERKVLSRAAPSFVAQTRSSEKLEIAISHILKNFASEIRLSKVAALCGMESSAFSRFFKKQTGHTFARYVNCSRVHAACNLLSQTEKPITDICFEVGFNNVANFNRQFVKICGQSPSTYRRDSRRIGTITRFDHRVGATV, translated from the coding sequence ATGGGGTTCGAGCGCCGGTTTGCGCCCGATTTCGAGGTCATCGTCTGCGCGCCGTCGGAATCGTTCCGATGGAACGTGCACGACTATCCGCATCATCTGGCCAAGTGGCACCACCATCCCGAATATGAGCTGCACCTGATCCAGTCCAGCTCGGGCAAGATGATGATCGGCGACCATGTCGGCGACTTTCAGGCGGGCTGCCTGGTTCTGACCGGCCCCGACCTTCCGCATAACTGGGTCAGCGCCAGCCAGCCAGGCGAGCGCATTCCCGATCGCGACATGTTGATCCAGTTCAGCCCCGCCTTCGCGGAGAAGGTTTCCGACCTCTGCCCCGAATTCGGCGATGTCGCGACCCTGTTCGCCGACGCGGCGCGCGGCGTCGAATTCAGCGGCGAGACGGCGGAAGCCGGCCGCCGCCTGCTGCGCGAGATCGGCGGCACGCACGGGCCGCAGCGGCTGGTGCTGTTCCTGGAACTGATGACCGTGCTGGCGCAGACGCCGCGCGAGCGAAAGGTCCTCTCGCGCGCCGCGCCCAGCTTCGTCGCCCAGACGCGCTCGTCGGAAAAGCTCGAGATCGCGATCAGCCACATCCTGAAGAATTTCGCCAGCGAGATCCGCCTGTCCAAGGTCGCCGCGCTGTGCGGCATGGAATCGAGCGCCTTCTCGCGCTTCTTCAAGAAGCAGACCGGCCACACCTTCGCCCGCTACGTGAACTGCTCACGCGTCCACGCCGCCTGCAATCTGCTGAGCCAGACCGAGAAGCCGATCACCGACATCTGCTTCGAGGTCGGCTTCAACAATGTCGCCAATTTCAATCGCCAGTTCGTCAAGATCTGCGGTCAGTCGCCCTCGACCTACCGGCGCGATTCCCGCCGTATCGGCACGATCACGCGCTTCGATCACCGGGTCGGCGCAACCGTTTGA
- a CDS encoding extracellular solute-binding protein, which yields MAGVAPAKADFWSDAGKELTGATIRGVSESTPPSNYVKNVLAPAFTKATGINVEFEATSWDQMYDKAIKDMEANTGIYDFVYIEQDAVYGYLARDFLVDITKFIADNPKLKAPDYDPANFTTFANYFKGKDGDLFGVPMEAFIKVYLYRKDLFEDPAVKEAFKAKYNRDLAPAKNHAEYVEIADFFTQWGKDKGIELWGSTVQANTGHPASWYEYVESVAPTFGVYNWGIDASNNYAATVEHGGKMNSPEAKKALEFWVGLLKNAPPESTASTWDEVAATFGAGRAAQGLVYGENAAWIATDESKSKVVGKVGVALPPVEAGVMEAAEAGTGYIGYYDGGAFGIPHSSKNKAAAALFLQYIAQPSVQADWAVAGSRITLQSTYDDPKVQAQDAKTDGYYTLMRDQGKLFAGAPPYPFHNQVREAVAPIFYQAITGELTPSDALDQMATTAEAELTKLGYRK from the coding sequence ATGGCCGGCGTAGCGCCGGCAAAGGCGGACTTCTGGTCCGATGCCGGCAAGGAACTGACCGGCGCGACCATCCGCGGCGTCTCCGAGAGCACGCCGCCTTCCAACTACGTCAAGAACGTGCTGGCCCCTGCCTTTACCAAGGCGACCGGCATCAATGTCGAGTTCGAGGCGACGTCCTGGGACCAGATGTATGACAAGGCGATCAAGGACATGGAGGCCAATACCGGCATCTATGACTTCGTCTATATCGAGCAGGACGCCGTCTACGGCTATCTGGCCCGCGACTTCCTGGTCGACATCACCAAGTTCATCGCCGACAATCCGAAGCTGAAGGCGCCCGATTACGATCCGGCCAACTTCACCACCTTCGCCAACTACTTCAAGGGCAAGGACGGCGACCTGTTCGGCGTGCCGATGGAAGCCTTCATCAAGGTCTACCTCTATCGCAAGGACCTGTTCGAGGATCCGGCGGTCAAGGAAGCCTTCAAGGCGAAGTACAATCGCGACCTGGCGCCGGCCAAGAACCACGCCGAATATGTCGAGATCGCCGACTTCTTCACCCAGTGGGGCAAGGACAAGGGCATCGAGCTCTGGGGTTCGACGGTCCAGGCCAATACCGGCCACCCGGCGTCCTGGTATGAATATGTCGAGAGCGTCGCCCCGACCTTCGGCGTCTACAACTGGGGCATCGATGCCTCGAACAACTACGCCGCCACCGTCGAGCATGGCGGCAAGATGAACAGCCCCGAGGCCAAGAAGGCGCTGGAATTCTGGGTCGGCCTGCTGAAGAACGCCCCGCCGGAATCCACCGCATCGACCTGGGATGAGGTCGCCGCCACCTTCGGCGCCGGCCGCGCCGCGCAGGGTCTCGTCTATGGCGAGAACGCTGCCTGGATCGCCACCGACGAATCCAAGTCGAAGGTCGTGGGCAAGGTCGGCGTCGCATTGCCGCCGGTCGAAGCCGGCGTGATGGAAGCGGCCGAAGCCGGCACCGGCTATATCGGCTACTATGATGGCGGCGCCTTCGGCATCCCGCACTCGTCGAAGAACAAGGCCGCGGCGGCTCTGTTCCTGCAGTACATCGCCCAGCCTTCGGTCCAGGCCGATTGGGCCGTGGCCGGCTCCCGCATCACGCTTCAGTCGACCTATGACGACCCGAAGGTCCAGGCGCAGGACGCCAAGACGGACGGCTACTACACGCTGATGCGCGACCAGGGCAAGCTATTCGCCGGCGCACCGCCCTATCCGTTCCACAACCAGGTTCGCGAAGCGGTCGCCCCGATCTTCTACCAGGCGATCACCGGCGAACTGACGCCGTCCGACGCCCTCGACCAGATGGCCACGACGGCGGAAGCCGAACTGACCAAGCTCGGCTACCGCAAGTAA
- a CDS encoding carbohydrate ABC transporter permease: MRSQSVGWLFLAPTILILFVFGVWPFIYVMVISFFDWNSFAADPTMRFSGVQNYRALVFDTGFLMALWNTLKFGIFAVTSQVILGYLLAQLFMKNFPLKGLFRTVHTLPLMIAPVAVGATWRLMTVPGLGPIPYYLDKWFGYEFLISRYVGQAFMTTVVMDIWHWTPLVTLTLLAALSSMPKEPFEQAQIDGANRVQTFWYVTLPMLKPAILSAVFIRLMDAMRTVDEVWMLTGGGPGSATRYIGLYIWRVVFPKTDYGYGSAMSLITLYLTIVMCWLLYAGLVARRDLKRPE; this comes from the coding sequence ATGCGCTCTCAATCCGTCGGCTGGCTGTTTCTCGCCCCGACCATCCTGATCCTGTTCGTCTTCGGTGTCTGGCCCTTCATCTATGTGATGGTGATCAGCTTCTTCGACTGGAACAGCTTCGCCGCCGACCCGACGATGCGCTTCAGCGGCGTGCAGAACTACCGCGCCCTCGTCTTCGACACGGGCTTCCTGATGGCGCTGTGGAACACGCTGAAATTCGGCATCTTCGCCGTCACCAGCCAGGTCATCCTGGGCTATCTGCTGGCGCAGCTGTTCATGAAGAACTTCCCGCTCAAGGGACTGTTCCGCACGGTGCACACCCTGCCGCTGATGATCGCCCCCGTCGCCGTCGGCGCCACCTGGCGGTTGATGACGGTGCCCGGCCTCGGCCCGATCCCCTATTATCTCGACAAGTGGTTCGGCTATGAATTCCTGATCAGCCGCTATGTCGGCCAGGCCTTCATGACCACCGTGGTCATGGACATCTGGCACTGGACGCCGCTGGTCACGCTGACGCTGCTGGCCGCGCTCTCGTCGATGCCGAAGGAACCGTTCGAGCAGGCGCAGATCGACGGCGCCAACCGCGTCCAGACCTTCTGGTACGTGACGCTGCCGATGCTGAAGCCGGCGATCCTGTCGGCCGTCTTCATCCGCCTGATGGACGCCATGCGCACCGTCGACGAGGTCTGGATGCTGACCGGCGGCGGCCCCGGCTCGGCCACCCGCTATATCGGCCTCTATATCTGGCGCGTCGTCTTCCCGAAGACGGATTACGGCTATGGCTCGGCCATGTCGCTGATCACGCTCTACCTCACCATCGTGATGTGCTGGCTGCTCTATGCCGGTCTCGTCGCCCGCCGCGATCTGAAGAGGCCAGAATGA
- a CDS encoding carbohydrate ABC transporter permease: MTRPRPLLSILFWTVSSLVTLFPIYWMFIVSAKSRVELFGKPNFIITTFFSENYIKTLTDPTFQKYMFNSIVVATTNAALVTTLALFATYALTRYKLTGKENIFFWTITNRMAPPAAFLLPLFLLYTQVFVVGDWKLFDTRTGLILLYCVFNLPFAIWTLRGVIDSIPHELDEAAYVDGAKTWQVIWYVILPLAKPGLAVTGILTWVFAWNEYLFAATLTSVHARTITTGLAEFVTVTGTNWGQMAATAMLTLIPAIAFLALVQKHIVAGLTFGAVKG; this comes from the coding sequence ATGACCCGTCCACGCCCGCTTCTGTCGATCCTGTTCTGGACCGTCTCCAGCCTGGTGACGCTGTTCCCGATCTACTGGATGTTCATCGTCTCGGCGAAGAGCCGCGTCGAGCTGTTCGGCAAGCCGAACTTCATCATCACGACGTTCTTCTCCGAGAACTACATCAAGACGCTGACCGACCCGACCTTCCAGAAATACATGTTCAATTCGATCGTGGTCGCCACGACGAATGCGGCGCTGGTGACGACGCTGGCCCTGTTCGCCACCTATGCGCTGACGCGCTACAAGCTGACGGGCAAGGAGAACATCTTCTTCTGGACGATCACCAACCGCATGGCGCCGCCGGCGGCCTTCCTGCTGCCGCTGTTCCTGCTCTACACGCAGGTCTTCGTCGTCGGCGACTGGAAGCTGTTCGACACGCGCACCGGGCTGATCCTGCTCTATTGCGTGTTCAACCTGCCCTTCGCGATCTGGACGCTGCGCGGCGTGATCGACTCGATCCCGCATGAGTTGGACGAGGCTGCCTATGTCGACGGCGCCAAGACCTGGCAGGTGATTTGGTACGTCATCCTGCCTTTGGCCAAGCCCGGCCTTGCCGTCACCGGCATCCTGACCTGGGTGTTCGCCTGGAACGAATATCTGTTCGCCGCGACGCTGACGAGCGTGCATGCCCGCACCATTACCACGGGCCTGGCCGAATTCGTCACCGTCACCGGCACCAACTGGGGCCAGATGGCGGCCACCGCCATGCTGACGCTGATCCCGGCGATCGCCTTCCTGGCGCTGGTGCAGAAGCACATCGTCGCCGGCCTGACCTTCGGCGCCGTGAAGGGATGA
- a CDS encoding DUF2160 family membrane protein, protein MSLDTPAKVPAKHGFLPITTNLFDRIFIAVVLFVAIHLFWMRFVEQSLSLYFATAISVVVGAIVIKRG, encoded by the coding sequence ATGAGCCTCGATACCCCAGCCAAGGTCCCGGCCAAGCACGGCTTCCTGCCGATCACGACCAACCTGTTCGATCGCATCTTCATCGCGGTCGTGCTGTTTGTTGCCATCCACCTGTTCTGGATGCGCTTCGTCGAGCAGTCGCTGTCGCTGTATTTCGCGACGGCGATCTCGGTGGTGGTGGGCGCCATCGTCATCAAGCGCGGCTAG
- a CDS encoding TRAP transporter large permease produces MIMLGVLSVTFLALALLAVPIAIALGVSALIIVAIWGMPGFILAQKMVNGIDSFPLLAVPFFILAASVMNSGGITTRVVDLFSSALGRIRGSSGVVNVGTNVFLAGISGSAVADASASGALIIPEMRKEGYSGGFAAALTAGAAVIGPIIPPSIPLVIYGVIAQVSITKLFVGAYIPGLMIASALIAYVIFYAKRHNLPARGRRPWGVIGKQFKGSAWALSMPLLLIVGAKGGLFTVTELGAVLVLYAIFVGWVIHREFKWRLFPGMLTEAGLQTANIMLVVAVSSFIAYLVVVHGIPRDIQALLHGADLSAWEFLLIVNVIFLVAGMFLDSTPATIILVPIFLPAATSFGIDPTHFGLVIVLNLMVGLIHPPLGLNLLITQSIAKVPMRDVVWASLPIVGIVLVVLLVITFVPQTVLWLPHVMGMK; encoded by the coding sequence ATGATCATGCTCGGCGTCCTCTCCGTCACCTTCCTGGCGCTGGCCCTGCTCGCCGTGCCGATCGCGATCGCGCTCGGCGTCTCGGCCCTGATCATCGTCGCCATCTGGGGCATGCCGGGCTTCATCCTGGCGCAGAAGATGGTCAACGGCATCGACTCCTTCCCGCTGCTGGCGGTGCCGTTCTTCATCCTCGCCGCCTCGGTGATGAACTCGGGCGGCATCACCACCCGCGTCGTCGACCTGTTCTCCTCGGCGCTCGGGCGCATTCGCGGTTCTTCCGGCGTGGTCAATGTCGGCACCAACGTCTTCCTGGCCGGCATCTCCGGCTCGGCGGTGGCGGATGCCTCTGCTTCCGGAGCGCTGATCATCCCGGAAATGCGCAAGGAAGGGTATTCTGGGGGCTTCGCCGCGGCGCTCACCGCTGGCGCGGCCGTGATCGGCCCGATCATCCCGCCCAGCATTCCGCTCGTCATCTACGGCGTCATCGCCCAGGTCTCGATCACCAAGCTGTTCGTCGGCGCCTATATTCCCGGCCTGATGATCGCTTCGGCACTGATCGCCTATGTCATCTTTTACGCCAAGCGGCACAATCTGCCGGCGCGCGGTCGTCGCCCCTGGGGTGTGATCGGCAAGCAGTTCAAGGGCAGCGCCTGGGCGCTGTCGATGCCGCTGCTGCTGATCGTCGGCGCCAAGGGCGGGCTGTTCACCGTCACCGAACTCGGCGCGGTGCTGGTGCTCTACGCGATCTTCGTTGGCTGGGTGATCCACCGCGAATTCAAATGGCGCCTGTTCCCCGGCATGCTGACCGAGGCCGGGCTGCAGACCGCCAACATCATGCTGGTCGTCGCCGTCTCGTCCTTCATCGCCTATCTGGTCGTCGTGCACGGCATCCCGCGCGACATCCAGGCGCTGCTGCATGGCGCGGATCTCTCGGCCTGGGAATTCCTGCTGATCGTCAACGTCATCTTCCTGGTCGCGGGCATGTTCCTCGATTCGACGCCGGCGACGATCATCCTGGTGCCGATCTTCCTGCCCGCCGCCACCAGCTTCGGCATCGACCCGACCCATTTCGGCCTGGTGATCGTGCTCAACCTGATGGTCGGCCTGATCCATCCGCCGCTCGGCCTCAATTTGCTGATCACCCAGTCGATCGCCAAGGTGCCGATGCGCGACGTGGTCTGGGCGAGCCTGCCGATCGTCGGCATCGTGCTCGTGGTGCTGCTGGTCATCACCTTCGTGCCGCAGACCGTGCTCTGGCTGCCACATGTGATGGGCATGAAGTAG
- a CDS encoding TRAP transporter small permease, producing MTSILVRVGDTLRWLLTFLVGAMLLAIVLLVCVQVFSRYFIGAATPGMAEISRLLFIWLTFLGSALLISRRELIVIDFLHDRLNADLFKRLGIVIDLATAVFLVMLIVYARHLMIVVGQKIAPATGLPFAWFYGSIVAFAGLGLFFILERILTPRISAEREATFRAAQAAAHATASQTRAAATESSAS from the coding sequence ATGACAAGCATCCTCGTCCGGGTCGGCGATACGCTGCGCTGGCTGCTCACTTTCCTGGTCGGGGCGATGCTGCTCGCGATCGTCCTTCTGGTCTGCGTCCAGGTCTTCTCGCGCTATTTCATCGGCGCGGCGACGCCCGGCATGGCGGAGATCTCACGCCTTCTGTTCATCTGGCTCACCTTCCTCGGCTCGGCCCTGCTGATCAGCCGGCGCGAGCTGATCGTCATCGATTTCCTGCATGACCGGCTGAACGCCGACCTGTTCAAGCGGCTCGGCATCGTCATCGATCTCGCCACCGCCGTCTTCCTCGTCATGCTGATCGTCTATGCGCGGCACCTGATGATCGTCGTCGGCCAGAAGATCGCGCCCGCCACCGGGCTGCCTTTCGCTTGGTTTTACGGCTCGATCGTCGCCTTTGCCGGTCTCGGCCTGTTCTTCATCCTCGAGCGCATTCTCACGCCGCGCATCTCGGCCGAGCGGGAGGCGACCTTCCGGGCGGCCCAGGCCGCCGCCCATGCCACGGCCAGCCAGACGCGCGCCGCCGCGACCGAAAGCTCCGCATCATGA
- a CDS encoding TRAP transporter substrate-binding protein: MLKTLLAAVCVAAITTASAQAGVTIRIGGAGSDDSPDTKAMQVFKEKIEADLGSDVSIELFPGSHLGTVDEMVEQVKGGVLECMYESVGDLGSFHPAANAEGVAYLYRDEDHFFRIWRGPVGQEIIESIAKDAGFRVIGPAFHGFRQFLVTKPADSLDDLQGRKIRAPGIPAYIESIRALGANPATVPFEEVYTAIQQGVVDGVEQPLVAIKDKRFYEVAKHLVMTNHMAETMGFMCGEEWYQAQDERLRTAFTKAADASADWYRDYTDKSQADVLASLVAEGVIVHKPDLAPFMAKAATASYDPALQPIIAKIRAVQ; the protein is encoded by the coding sequence ATGTTGAAGACACTTCTGGCGGCCGTCTGTGTCGCCGCCATCACCACCGCCTCGGCCCAGGCCGGCGTCACCATCCGCATCGGCGGCGCAGGCTCCGACGACAGCCCGGACACGAAGGCCATGCAGGTCTTCAAGGAGAAGATCGAGGCCGATCTCGGCAGCGACGTCTCGATCGAGCTGTTCCCGGGTTCGCATCTGGGCACCGTCGACGAGATGGTCGAGCAGGTGAAGGGCGGCGTGCTCGAATGCATGTATGAGAGCGTCGGCGACCTCGGCTCGTTCCATCCGGCGGCGAATGCCGAAGGCGTCGCCTATCTCTACCGCGACGAGGACCATTTCTTCCGTATCTGGCGCGGCCCGGTCGGCCAGGAGATCATCGAGTCGATCGCCAAGGACGCCGGCTTCCGCGTCATCGGCCCGGCCTTCCACGGTTTCCGCCAGTTCCTGGTGACCAAGCCCGCCGACAGCCTCGATGATCTGCAGGGCCGCAAGATCCGCGCCCCCGGCATTCCCGCCTATATCGAATCGATCCGTGCGCTCGGCGCCAATCCCGCCACCGTCCCGTTCGAGGAAGTCTACACCGCCATCCAGCAGGGCGTCGTCGACGGCGTCGAGCAGCCGCTGGTCGCGATCAAGGACAAGCGCTTCTACGAAGTCGCCAAGCATCTGGTCATGACCAATCACATGGCCGAGACGATGGGCTTCATGTGCGGCGAGGAATGGTACCAAGCGCAGGACGAGCGCTTGCGCACCGCCTTCACCAAGGCCGCTGACGCGAGCGCCGACTGGTATCGCGACTACACCGACAAGTCGCAGGCCGACGTCTTGGCCTCGCTCGTCGCCGAGGGCGTGATCGTGCACAAGCCGGACCTCGCGCCCTTTATGGCCAAGGCCGCGACCGCATCCTACGATCCGGCGTTGCAGCCGATCATCGCCAAGATCCGCGCCGTCCAGTAA